DNA sequence from the Candida dubliniensis CD36 chromosome 5, complete sequence genome:
ATATctactttctttttttttttttttattttattttagtCTAGtatttattgttatatGTGTGTTTATATGCGTACACATGTGAGTATTGTATTTGTACATGGGATTCATTGAGCGAGAGAAGAATTTGGCAGATAGGCACCACAAACGAACTAAATCAAATCTCTgcacacacacaaaattttttttctcttttccTAACGTCattttaaaatatataaaagcCCCTAGAATCctttcaaaaagaaatagattttttttttttttatatcaAAAGGCTTccatttataaatatttttatcattttccaTATCTAACTTTTATAGAATTATTTgcatcttcatcaacattatAAGATATGATTCCAGCTCCTCAAAACGATAAATCTTTATTACAAGAACACAAGTTCTATCAATCTACAGAAAAGCAACTTCCTTTGACTTTCAATGGAACTCATGTGTTcataatatttttcataatcTTTTTGGTTGCTTCCGCATACAAGCTAATAACTATCAGCagaagaagtagaagaGCTTTCAATCAAGAGTTTGAAAAGACAAACCCagtataatataaaaatgcatcaattgatttcgCTTTTAATTTTCGttttttcataatttcatttttcgATTGCTTTTCTTTAGTTTCGGTCATTACATTAGTTAATTTTATAGATTTTGGGTTAATAAACAACTTTACTTAATTGGTATAACAATTGTATTTCATTTCTAATAACCTTTTGATATTCAACTTCAACATTTTGGAAAACAATTGTACTCTCTCTCACATGTATCGTTCTATTGCATGGTTTTTTCTCGTTTGTTCTCTTCGGAAAAACTTGCACAcgaagaattttttttctgttaaAAGTGGTGACTTGCACGCCCACAAACTTCAAATCACGACGACAGCCAgcataaaaaaacaaacaaacaaagaaagaaagaaaactcGTACCAGTGTCAACTCATGAATCAAATTATGGCAtggttttttttgctttttccCCCTATCTTATTTATCCCCACCACGTATTGCTATAATATCATAtagcaaaaaaaataaccaGCACAATCTCGAAACATGATCAGAGACTTGTTTCAAAAGTACTAGAAGCTCCATTGCACATGGTACTGTTTTATGTTAGATTGTAAGAGCGATTAAAGATCTACCAATATATCTAGTACTTGTTTCCTGATTCAGTAAAAACTATTTTAGATAGTTCTAAACTGAGCTGGTAAAACCATTTCTACAGCGTTTAAATTGTCTCTGAAAAGATAGTGATCATGTAATTGCTATTATTCTAACACCCTAGACAATACTTCTGAGCCCtaacaaaaatttgaaagcTCTGGTATGGAAGAGGTCGTGCAACACACATATTTCTCCACTATAAAAACACATTTTGAAGAGCagtaaaaatttttttttttttttttttttttttttttcatttacaTCTTCAcatcttttcttctttcaatattaCCAAGAATATCTAAAACCTTTATCGagatatataaattaatggattaaagaatttttatggttcttgtaaatcattaatCCGTATATCTAAAAGTAGCATATTTCATTAtatgtttctttttggtttatatGGGACAAGAATGGAATacaaacttttttttttaatgatGACAAGATCGCTGTGCACCAGTCTGAGTACTCAACTGCATGACAGACCCAGTATATACCCAAATTTCTGAtctaaaagaaaaacaagtATTTCATGATTGTCTTATAATTGTCTTAATCTCTTTTAAATCGTATTGGATGAGAGTTGATAGTTTGGGCCAGGCtcaataaatcaacatAAAGAAATAATCCAGTCAATGTCTATTTTGAAGGttatttataattggtTTGCGTTTCCAGTCATACTCATCGATCATAGCTCTAAAATGTAGATTACTTTACCAACCTTTATAACAATACCCTTTGCATCTTTTCAATGATATTTCGAAGTATAACACAAAGAATTAAGGAAACACAgaattcttcttcaaataataCAACATATATTCACTATAATAATACATAAATTATACCTTACACTTTTGACTCTGAACTATTAGTAATCTTCAACATTTCAATGTCCCATACATTCCAATCAAACCAAATAATACTAGGAAATATTGTAACCAAGTGCCACAATGCATGAGCATCTACAAGTCTGCCTATCGGTGGGAAATCGTTCAACTCTAAACTGATACCTAGTAATAAGATgacattattgaaaatcgGAATCAAGGGAATCAAATTAGATAGTGACATACCAATATAACTGAGTTTCTGTAATAATTTGGTTTCATACGGTAACAATTGAATCGAATTGTTGTATATTATGCGTTTCTGGTTGTAAACACGATAAACGCGCCACAGATGGAAACACCATAATATCATGGCTGAAACTCCAACAATAATGTTGATTAATGTGTTGTAAGAATAATCCCAATTTCTTTCCAATCTAATTACATggtataaatataataccACCAATGCAATGTGCCATAgtattaaatttttcttgtgTCTGAATAATTGGAAAACTCTCACCACAATAACATTTAAATTACACAAGATGATCGCAAATGCACCAAAATAATCCAAAGTTTCTGACATCTTGGTGTCTTTGAAATGGAAAATAGCACTAAAACTCCACCCAATACAAGTGACAATTAACAAGACCAAGTATTGAACATACATGGTTTTATATTCCGATTCATTTCTTCTAAATTGTCGATAAATTATTCGAAgatttttgtaattcacGTACAAATTACCTAATGAAAAAACCATGGCGAAAAACTCTTGCACTCCCAACACTCTTTTAAATGGCCATTTACCATAAAATTGAACCATTGGTACATTCAGTGATTCAAGTTGATCGGTGATTAATTGTTGACAAAAATAGTTACAATTGGCTAGACAGGACCAAATGATCGATTGAGGAATGGCATGACAATCACATTGGTATAAACATGATTGAAATTCCGGAAGATTGTCACCAAGGGAAGCAAATGCTACCACAAATAGCATTACAAACGAATATAGTATCCTCATATCATGAAtagaatcaataaaatGTAAATGAAACGCAATGGTAATATAAAGAAAGAGCAAGTGTATACTTCAAACACatcatttgtttttatttttattttttattttttttttttgttcttgttcttgttcttgttcctTTAGCCTTTTATCTACCATTCTGTTCTATTACAGAGAGAACAGAAGAGAAAGATTCTCACAATTATAACAAAAagataaattcaaaaa
Encoded proteins:
- a CDS encoding ER protein involved in lipid remodelling of GPI-anchored proteins, putative (Similar to S. cerevisiae PER1;~In S. cerevisiae: required for GPI-phospholipase A2 activity that remodels the GPI anchor as a prerequisite for association of GPI-anchored proteins with lipid rafts; functionally complemented by human ortholog PERLD1) — protein: MRILYSFVMLFVVAFASLGDNLPEFQSCLYQCDCHAIPQSIIWSCLANCNYFCQQLITDQLESSNVPMVQFYGKWPFKRVLGVQEFFAMVFSLGNLYVNYKNLRIIYRQFRRNESEYKTMYVQYLVLLIVTCIGWSFSAIFHFKDTKMSETLDYFGAFAIILCNLNVIVVRVFQLFRHKKNLILWHIALVVLYLYHVIRLERNWDYSYNTLINIIVGVSAMILWCFHSWRVYRVYNQKRIIYNNSIQLLPYETKLLQKLSYIGMSLSNLIPLIPIFNNVILLLGISLELNDFPPIGRLVDAHALWHLVTIFPSIIWFDWNVWDIEMLKITNSSESKV